A genomic stretch from Serratia entomophila includes:
- a CDS encoding DcrB-related protein, whose product MSDLSRCAFSEGSVALPEGYADRTVNVLLAGDEVSPSINISRDALQPAEALDGYVSRQLEALGQGLKGWAFKSREPAALGGGLLAGEWVRASYLRDGKRIWQNQAVFALADGRVLVFTLAMARKLTPHDDALLQQVLNSYRMA is encoded by the coding sequence ATGTCCGATCTTTCCCGTTGCGCCTTCAGCGAAGGCAGCGTTGCCTTGCCGGAAGGCTATGCCGACCGCACCGTCAACGTGCTGTTGGCCGGCGATGAGGTTTCCCCTTCGATCAATATTTCCCGCGATGCGCTGCAACCGGCGGAAGCCCTCGACGGCTACGTCAGCCGCCAACTGGAGGCGTTGGGCCAGGGCCTGAAGGGCTGGGCGTTCAAAAGCCGCGAACCGGCGGCCTTGGGCGGCGGCCTGCTGGCCGGCGAATGGGTGCGCGCCAGCTACCTGCGCGACGGCAAACGCATCTGGCAGAACCAGGCGGTGTTTGCGCTGGCGGATGGCCGGGTGCTGGTGTTTACCCTGGCGATGGCGCGCAAGCTGACGCCGCATGACGACGCGCTGCTGCAGCAGGTGCTGAACAGCTACCGGATGGCTTAA
- a CDS encoding chromate transporter: protein MSEFNAVKTRPVSAPGNGELFLGFLWLGLIGFGGVLPLARSMLVEQRRWLSGEQFTELLGLCQFLPGGNVINLSVAVGMEFRGLRGALCALLGLISAPTAIVVGLGMVYARFQNDPHVQHLFAGLAAAAAGLLLSTGLKMLRPLWGKWLALAIVALALVAIAWLRLPLLPTMLVLAPLSILLTWRMPS, encoded by the coding sequence ATGTCTGAGTTTAATGCGGTAAAAACCCGGCCGGTGAGCGCACCGGGCAACGGCGAACTGTTTCTGGGCTTTCTGTGGCTGGGGCTGATTGGTTTCGGCGGCGTGTTGCCGCTGGCGCGCAGCATGCTGGTGGAACAGCGGCGTTGGCTGAGCGGGGAACAGTTCACCGAGCTGTTGGGGCTGTGTCAGTTTTTGCCCGGCGGCAACGTGATTAACCTGTCGGTGGCGGTGGGCATGGAGTTTCGCGGGCTGCGCGGCGCGCTGTGCGCACTGCTCGGGCTGATCAGCGCGCCGACGGCGATCGTGGTGGGGCTGGGCATGGTTTACGCCCGCTTTCAGAACGACCCGCACGTTCAGCATCTGTTCGCCGGGCTGGCGGCCGCGGCGGCCGGGCTGTTGCTGTCTACCGGCTTGAAAATGCTGCGGCCGCTGTGGGGGAAATGGCTGGCGTTGGCGATAGTCGCGCTGGCCCTGGTCGCCATCGCCTGGCTGCGCCTGCCGCTGCTGCCGACCATGCTGGTGCTGGCGCCGCTGAGCATTCTGCTGACGTGGAGGATGCCGTCATGA
- a CDS encoding c-type cytochrome yields the protein MSNALKGLLWLIVAVVVVAGGYALYTLLRPTGAEPAAPIAGAPAGITDKLARGEYLARAADCVACHTAPGGTPFAGGFAFKLPFGTIYGTNITADKETGIGNWSDEQFVRAVREGVGPQGNLYPAMPYTSYTGLSRDDVLAIKAYLFSLPPVKQANLQNDLSFPFNQRWGMKFWNLAFFNEQRFEPNLNKDEQWNRGAYLATALGHCSECHTPRNLGFGINQSKNLSGEVVQGWFAANITPDKQTGIGSWSEQQLSQYLATGHAEGRSSAAGPMAEAVENSLQFLTPEDNLALVKYLRDIEPIAGDSAAAVNLQPKGAVSSSPVLPGGQDQSLGRRLFAGDCSGCHQWNGPGRQSKYASLVGSTAVNDPQGRSVVQAILKGTRISIGEQHEVMPDFGSAYSDEEVAAVANFVVGHFGDKQGTVTAKQVAEQRKQ from the coding sequence ATGAGCAACGCCTTGAAAGGGCTGTTATGGCTGATTGTCGCCGTGGTGGTGGTGGCGGGCGGTTACGCGCTTTACACCCTGCTGCGGCCGACCGGCGCGGAACCTGCGGCGCCGATCGCCGGCGCGCCGGCCGGCATTACCGACAAACTGGCGCGCGGCGAATACCTGGCGCGCGCCGCCGACTGCGTGGCCTGCCACACCGCACCCGGCGGCACGCCGTTTGCCGGCGGCTTCGCCTTCAAGCTGCCGTTTGGCACCATTTACGGCACCAACATCACCGCCGATAAGGAGACCGGCATCGGCAACTGGAGCGACGAGCAGTTCGTGCGCGCGGTGCGCGAAGGCGTCGGCCCGCAGGGCAACCTGTACCCGGCGATGCCTTATACCTCGTACACCGGGCTGAGCCGCGACGACGTGCTGGCAATCAAAGCCTATCTGTTCAGCCTGCCGCCGGTGAAACAGGCCAACCTGCAAAATGACCTGTCGTTCCCGTTCAACCAGCGTTGGGGCATGAAGTTCTGGAATCTGGCGTTTTTCAACGAACAGCGTTTCGAACCCAACCTCAATAAGGACGAACAGTGGAACCGCGGCGCCTATCTGGCGACGGCGCTGGGCCACTGCAGCGAGTGCCACACGCCGCGCAATCTGGGGTTTGGCATCAATCAGAGCAAAAACCTCAGCGGTGAGGTGGTCCAGGGCTGGTTTGCCGCCAACATCACGCCGGACAAGCAAACCGGCATCGGCAGTTGGAGCGAACAACAGCTGTCGCAATATCTGGCGACCGGTCATGCGGAAGGCCGCAGCAGCGCCGCCGGGCCAATGGCGGAAGCGGTGGAAAACAGCCTGCAGTTCCTGACGCCGGAAGATAACCTGGCGCTGGTGAAATACCTGCGGGATATCGAACCTATCGCCGGCGACAGCGCCGCCGCGGTGAACCTGCAGCCGAAGGGCGCCGTGTCTTCCAGCCCGGTGTTGCCGGGCGGGCAGGATCAGTCACTCGGCCGCCGGCTGTTCGCCGGTGACTGCAGCGGTTGCCACCAGTGGAACGGCCCGGGGCGGCAGAGCAAATACGCTTCGCTGGTCGGCAGCACGGCGGTGAACGATCCGCAGGGCCGCAGCGTGGTGCAGGCCATTCTCAAGGGCACGCGCATCAGCATTGGCGAACAGCATGAAGTGATGCCGGACTTCGGCAGCGCCTATTCCGATGAGGAAGTGGCAGCGGTCGCCAACTTTGTGGTCGGCCATTTTGGCGACAAACAGGGGACGGTCACGGCGAAGCAGGTGGCTGAACAGCGCAAACAGTAG
- a CDS encoding SDR family oxidoreductase, with protein sequence MSDDVNKMFSGGCYVVTGGTQGLGAAVAQLLAERGAAGLMLCGRNQQAGAAQVDKLRALGCNARFIAADIADPAACRSVIAEAERCFGTLHGLVNCAGMSDRGTILDTTPELFDAIFAVNIRAPFFLMQEAIKVMIKHRVAGAIVNIITITAHGGQSFLAPYAASKGALITLTKNVAFSAMRNRIRVNGLNIGWMDTPHENEIQRQYHDASDGWLAQAEREQPFGRLLKPREVARAVAFMLSEESGMMTGAIVDFDQGVIGCGDGGSPKPQRPLSL encoded by the coding sequence ATGAGTGATGATGTAAATAAAATGTTTTCCGGCGGCTGTTACGTGGTGACCGGCGGCACGCAGGGATTGGGCGCGGCGGTGGCGCAGCTGCTGGCGGAACGCGGCGCCGCCGGGCTGATGCTGTGCGGGCGCAACCAACAGGCCGGCGCGGCTCAGGTGGACAAGCTGCGCGCACTCGGCTGCAACGCCCGCTTTATTGCGGCGGACATCGCCGATCCGGCGGCCTGCCGCAGCGTGATCGCCGAGGCGGAACGCTGCTTCGGTACCCTGCACGGCCTGGTGAACTGCGCCGGGATGTCCGACCGCGGCACCATCCTCGACACCACTCCCGAGCTGTTCGACGCCATCTTCGCCGTGAATATCCGTGCGCCCTTCTTCCTGATGCAGGAAGCGATCAAAGTGATGATCAAACACCGGGTAGCCGGCGCGATCGTGAACATCATCACCATTACCGCGCACGGCGGCCAGTCGTTCCTTGCGCCGTACGCCGCATCGAAGGGGGCGTTGATCACCCTGACCAAAAACGTCGCCTTCAGCGCGATGCGCAATCGCATCCGGGTTAACGGCCTCAATATCGGCTGGATGGATACGCCACACGAAAATGAAATCCAGCGTCAATACCATGACGCCAGCGACGGCTGGCTGGCGCAGGCCGAGCGGGAACAGCCGTTCGGCCGGTTGCTGAAGCCGCGGGAAGTGGCGCGGGCGGTGGCTTTTATGCTGTCTGAAGAGTCCGGCATGATGACCGGCGCCATCGTCGACTTTGACCAGGGGGTGATCGGCTGCGGCGACGGCGGCTCACCGAAACCACAACGGCCGCTGAGCTTGTAA
- a CDS encoding cupin domain-containing protein produces the protein MLSRRDILKVSAVSAAAAGVMGGMMKSAAADDHRNIVPPSSYQPPAGAQGVYKYKFTDSKKRSLPSGWAREATVEQFPISEGVAGVDMTLEPGGVRELHWHAIAAEWAFMLEGHARITIIDPEGKCEVADFGPGDVWYFPKGYGHSIQALADGAHFVLTFDNGHFSEFGTFSITDWVAHMPKEVLEKSVNMPASVFSKAKKGEAYIVGGAVPPALPLPVNDGGLNNSPLAHRYELMKKKPFFENDAGSVHLVSSKEFPISTTITGIIEIVKPGAVRELHWHPNANEWQYYISGKGRMTVFSSHGHAQTEEYAPTDVGYVPQGFGHYIENIGEEDLKVLIVLDNGVYQDISLSDWLAKTPAYLLADNFNNQPDDWRERPKDKLVMSRRRS, from the coding sequence ATGCTATCGCGTCGTGACATATTGAAAGTTTCTGCCGTCAGCGCAGCCGCCGCCGGCGTTATGGGCGGCATGATGAAATCCGCCGCCGCCGACGACCACCGCAATATCGTTCCCCCCAGCAGCTATCAGCCGCCCGCCGGTGCGCAAGGCGTCTACAAGTACAAGTTTACCGACAGCAAAAAACGCAGCCTGCCCAGCGGTTGGGCGCGCGAGGCCACCGTCGAGCAGTTCCCGATCTCCGAAGGCGTGGCCGGCGTGGACATGACACTGGAGCCGGGCGGCGTGCGCGAACTGCACTGGCATGCGATAGCCGCCGAATGGGCATTTATGCTGGAGGGGCACGCGCGCATCACCATCATCGATCCCGAGGGCAAATGCGAGGTGGCGGACTTCGGTCCCGGCGACGTTTGGTACTTCCCCAAGGGCTACGGGCACTCCATTCAGGCGTTGGCGGATGGCGCGCATTTTGTCTTGACCTTCGACAACGGGCACTTCTCTGAATTCGGCACCTTCAGCATTACCGACTGGGTGGCGCATATGCCGAAAGAAGTATTGGAAAAAAGCGTGAATATGCCGGCATCGGTATTTTCCAAAGCCAAAAAGGGTGAAGCCTATATTGTCGGCGGCGCGGTTCCGCCTGCATTGCCGCTGCCCGTCAACGACGGCGGCCTGAATAACTCCCCGTTGGCTCACCGTTATGAATTAATGAAGAAAAAACCTTTTTTTGAAAATGACGCCGGCAGCGTGCATCTGGTTTCTTCAAAAGAGTTTCCTATTTCCACCACCATCACCGGCATTATCGAAATCGTCAAGCCCGGCGCGGTGCGTGAATTACACTGGCACCCAAACGCCAACGAATGGCAATACTATATTTCCGGCAAGGGCAGGATGACGGTATTCAGCTCGCACGGCCACGCGCAGACCGAGGAATATGCCCCTACCGACGTCGGCTACGTGCCGCAGGGCTTCGGCCATTACATCGAGAATATCGGCGAGGAGGATCTGAAAGTGCTGATCGTGCTGGACAACGGCGTGTATCAGGATATCTCATTGTCCGACTGGCTGGCCAAAACGCCGGCCTATCTGCTGGCGGATAACTTCAACAATCAACCTGACGACTGGCGGGAGCGGCCAAAAGACAAGCTGGTGATGTCGCGCCGCAGAAGCTGA
- a CDS encoding phytanoyl-CoA dioxygenase family protein, translated as MQDNLFLHPDRLSISEFAAQCEQPLTLSDYPLAAEAQKKVLIYRGQTLLDGAQTDKAAVFGELHRALSSGPGVLVIKNAYPDPAVIVRHNRVFEAIFQAEAANGGGGDHFAAAGSNGRIWNSLQKAAEQDADAFIDYYANPTLALVSEAWLGPWYQMTAQVNVVRPGGKAQQPHRDYHLGFQENRDVQRFPLPLQQLSQYLTLQGAVAHSPMPLESGPTQLLPFSQRYAGGYLAWRQPAFIDYFQRHAIQLPLEQGDALFFNPALFHAAGNNLTANHVRIANLLQISSAFGKPMETVNRLRLLQAIYPALRRRHQQGTLDEPGLAALVAAAADGYAFPTNLDSDPPIGGLAPQTQQQLLRQALQEDWDAPQFTQRLARQQQLRSA; from the coding sequence ATGCAGGATAATTTGTTTTTACACCCGGATCGCCTGTCGATCAGTGAGTTTGCCGCGCAATGTGAGCAACCGCTAACATTAAGCGACTATCCGCTGGCCGCCGAGGCGCAAAAAAAAGTGCTGATTTATCGCGGCCAGACGCTGCTCGACGGCGCCCAGACCGATAAAGCCGCGGTATTCGGCGAGCTGCACCGCGCGTTATCCAGCGGCCCCGGCGTGTTGGTGATTAAAAACGCTTACCCGGACCCGGCAGTGATCGTGCGCCATAACCGGGTGTTCGAGGCGATTTTTCAGGCGGAAGCCGCCAACGGCGGCGGTGGCGATCACTTTGCCGCCGCCGGCAGCAACGGCCGCATCTGGAACTCGCTGCAGAAAGCGGCGGAACAGGATGCGGACGCCTTCATCGACTATTACGCCAACCCGACGCTGGCGCTGGTGAGCGAGGCCTGGCTTGGCCCCTGGTACCAGATGACGGCGCAGGTCAACGTGGTGCGCCCCGGCGGCAAAGCGCAGCAGCCGCACCGCGATTATCACCTGGGCTTTCAGGAAAACCGCGACGTGCAGCGCTTCCCGCTGCCGCTGCAGCAGCTGTCGCAGTATCTGACGCTGCAGGGCGCGGTGGCGCATTCGCCGATGCCGCTGGAGTCCGGCCCAACTCAGCTGCTGCCGTTCTCGCAGCGCTATGCGGGCGGTTACCTGGCCTGGCGACAGCCGGCGTTTATCGACTACTTCCAGCGGCATGCGATCCAGCTGCCGCTGGAACAAGGCGACGCACTGTTTTTCAACCCGGCGCTGTTCCATGCCGCCGGCAACAACCTCACCGCCAATCATGTGCGCATCGCCAACCTGCTGCAGATTTCGTCGGCATTCGGCAAACCGATGGAGACCGTTAACCGGCTGCGCCTGTTGCAGGCCATCTACCCGGCGCTGCGGCGGCGCCATCAGCAGGGAACCCTGGACGAACCCGGTCTGGCGGCGCTGGTGGCCGCCGCCGCCGACGGTTACGCCTTCCCCACCAACCTCGACAGCGATCCGCCGATCGGCGGGCTGGCGCCACAGACTCAACAACAGCTGTTGCGGCAGGCGCTGCAGGAAGACTGGGACGCGCCGCAGTTCACTCAGCGGCTTGCGCGGCAGCAGCAGTTGCGCAGCGCCTGA
- a CDS encoding alpha/beta fold hydrolase produces MLRLTRCALLFGALAAFTAAAADQTPKYGPELQGFHYPYPLQQFSFTSQGQQLKMGYMDVPPEAEANGRTAVLMHGKNFCSATWQDSIKALSKAGYRVIAPDQIGFCSSTKPQHYQYSFQQLAQNTQALLQNLKIGRAVIIGHSTGGMLATRYALMYPQATERLVLVNPIGLEDWKAKGVPWRSVDRWFERELKTSAEGIRNYELKTYYVGRWKPEYDRWVDMLAGLNNGPGHRLVAWNSALIYDMIFTQPVYYEFKNLQTPTTLMIGTADTTAIGSDIAAPAVKETLGHYEVLGKQAAKLIPHATLIEFPGLGHAPQMEQPDRFNQALIKALQP; encoded by the coding sequence ATGCTGAGATTGACCCGCTGCGCGCTGCTGTTCGGCGCGCTGGCCGCCTTCACCGCCGCGGCCGCCGACCAAACGCCGAAGTACGGCCCCGAGCTGCAGGGCTTCCACTACCCTTACCCGCTGCAGCAATTCAGCTTCACCTCACAGGGGCAGCAGTTGAAGATGGGTTACATGGACGTGCCGCCGGAGGCTGAAGCCAACGGCCGCACCGCGGTGCTGATGCACGGTAAAAACTTCTGCTCCGCCACCTGGCAGGACAGCATCAAAGCGCTGAGCAAAGCCGGTTACCGGGTAATAGCGCCGGATCAGATCGGCTTTTGCTCTTCCACCAAGCCACAGCACTATCAGTACAGCTTCCAGCAGCTGGCGCAAAACACCCAGGCGCTGTTGCAGAACCTGAAAATCGGCCGGGCGGTAATCATCGGCCATTCTACCGGCGGCATGCTGGCGACGCGCTACGCCCTGATGTATCCGCAGGCGACGGAGCGGCTGGTGCTGGTCAACCCGATTGGGCTGGAAGACTGGAAGGCCAAAGGGGTGCCGTGGCGCAGCGTCGATCGGTGGTTCGAGCGTGAGCTGAAAACCTCCGCCGAAGGCATTCGCAACTATGAGCTGAAGACCTACTACGTCGGCCGCTGGAAACCGGAGTACGATCGCTGGGTGGATATGCTGGCCGGGTTAAACAACGGGCCGGGGCACCGGCTGGTAGCCTGGAACTCGGCGCTGATCTACGACATGATCTTCACCCAGCCGGTGTACTACGAATTCAAAAACCTGCAAACTCCGACCACCCTGATGATCGGCACCGCCGACACCACCGCCATCGGCAGCGACATCGCCGCGCCGGCGGTCAAGGAGACGCTTGGCCACTACGAGGTACTGGGCAAACAGGCGGCGAAGCTGATCCCGCACGCCACGCTGATCGAGTTCCCGGGGCTGGGCCATGCGCCGCAAATGGAACAGCCCGATCGCTTTAACCAGGCGCTGATCAAAGCGCTGCAGCCTTAA
- a CDS encoding chromate transporter: protein MTGVLIALAMIFTELSLLAFGGGMTILPEMQRQVVEVHQWMSAQEFSALFAMAQAAPGPNMMIVPLIGWHVAGWAGLLVSSVAKFGPSSIVTLLVMGAWRRFKDRPWRRIVQAGLVPVTVGLVAASGVLIAEASAPSWPLAAIVALATALSMSKRIHPLWVLAGGALLGLLMA from the coding sequence ATGACCGGCGTGCTGATCGCGCTGGCGATGATCTTTACCGAGCTTTCCCTGCTGGCGTTCGGCGGCGGCATGACCATACTGCCGGAGATGCAGCGCCAGGTGGTGGAGGTGCATCAGTGGATGAGCGCGCAGGAGTTCAGCGCGCTGTTCGCCATGGCGCAGGCCGCGCCGGGGCCGAATATGATGATCGTGCCGCTGATTGGCTGGCACGTCGCTGGCTGGGCCGGGCTGCTGGTGTCTTCCGTCGCCAAGTTTGGCCCGTCGTCGATCGTTACCCTGTTGGTGATGGGCGCCTGGCGGCGCTTTAAAGACCGCCCGTGGCGGCGCATCGTGCAGGCCGGGCTGGTGCCGGTGACGGTTGGCCTGGTGGCCGCCAGCGGGGTGTTGATCGCCGAAGCCTCGGCGCCAAGCTGGCCGCTGGCGGCGATCGTGGCGCTGGCTACTGCGCTCAGCATGAGCAAACGCATCCACCCGCTGTGGGTGCTGGCAGGCGGCGCCTTGCTTGGGTTGCTGATGGCCTGA
- a CDS encoding LysR family transcriptional regulator — protein MAMIELRRLRAFVTVVEEGNITRAAERLFIQQPPLTRLLQGLEDELGVKLLQRLPRGVRATEAGGVLFDEARALLARAEHLTEAVRRAARGEQGHIAIGFTSSAALHPFVPNLLRRYRDILPGITTQLEEAGSSELMDALMDDRLDVAFVRSPASGIPGLTIEPVLSEPMIAALPLGHRLATDTQEPLPLTALAHEAFILYRRPAGQGLYDAILAACHRADFSPRIVQEAPRLPATLSLVGAGLGLSIVPASMRRLGGDGIVYRAIAEDALLSAPLYLALRRSQSSPIVERFRQLVAEAVYPESGQLSQQK, from the coding sequence ATGGCTATGATCGAACTGCGCCGCCTGCGGGCGTTTGTCACCGTGGTGGAAGAAGGCAATATCACCCGCGCCGCCGAACGGCTGTTTATTCAGCAGCCGCCGTTAACGCGCCTGCTGCAGGGGCTGGAAGACGAACTGGGCGTGAAGCTGCTGCAACGCCTGCCGCGCGGCGTGCGCGCCACCGAAGCGGGCGGCGTGCTGTTCGATGAGGCGCGCGCCCTGCTGGCCCGTGCCGAACATCTGACCGAGGCGGTGCGCCGTGCTGCGCGCGGTGAACAGGGGCATATCGCCATCGGTTTTACCAGCTCCGCCGCGCTGCATCCTTTCGTGCCTAACCTGCTGCGCCGCTATCGCGACATTCTGCCGGGCATCACCACCCAGCTGGAGGAAGCCGGCAGCAGTGAACTGATGGACGCCCTGATGGACGACCGGCTCGACGTCGCTTTCGTGCGCTCGCCGGCCAGCGGCATCCCCGGCTTAACCATCGAGCCGGTGCTCAGCGAACCGATGATCGCCGCCCTGCCGCTCGGCCACCGGCTGGCGACAGACACGCAGGAGCCGCTACCGCTGACCGCGCTGGCGCACGAGGCGTTTATTCTCTACCGCCGCCCGGCGGGCCAGGGATTGTACGACGCCATCCTGGCCGCCTGCCACCGCGCAGATTTCAGCCCGCGCATCGTGCAGGAAGCGCCGCGCCTGCCGGCCACCCTCAGCCTGGTCGGCGCCGGGTTGGGGCTGTCGATCGTGCCGGCCTCCATGCGGCGGCTGGGCGGAGATGGCATCGTTTACCGCGCCATCGCCGAAGACGCGCTGCTCAGCGCTCCGCTGTATCTGGCGCTGCGCCGCAGCCAAAGCTCGCCGATAGTCGAGCGTTTTCGCCAACTGGTGGCCGAGGCGGTATATCCCGAGAGCGGACAACTCTCGCAACAAAAATAA
- a CDS encoding LacI family DNA-binding transcriptional regulator — protein sequence MKFSIKQIAAQAGVSKATVDRALHQRGKVHPQTLRRIEQALQDLESQQRSLLASGRTLTIDVVLHTPQRFSQLVSDALCSQLGGFAPFRITLRFHIFEQANTEELVDTLERCRTLGSYGVILKVSDEQRLNDAVDRLWQQGIPVVTLVTDLPQSRRISYIGMDNRAAGRTAAYLLARWLPPQPQRVAVVLSSQGFRGEEERESGFRQWLRERAPQLQVLEISGGLGVHGPTLERVADTLRRYPDIHAVYSVGGGNSAIVTAFERLQRPLKVFIGHDLDRENRQLLAQEKIDAVIDHDLQRDARAAFQIILQYHGFISGEFAGAAFSRVNVVTPFNIGMP from the coding sequence ATGAAATTCTCGATCAAACAGATCGCCGCGCAGGCCGGCGTCAGCAAGGCGACGGTGGATCGCGCGCTGCACCAGCGCGGCAAGGTGCATCCGCAAACGTTACGGCGCATCGAGCAGGCGCTGCAGGATCTGGAAAGCCAGCAGCGCAGCCTGTTGGCCAGCGGGCGCACCTTGACGATCGACGTGGTGCTGCATACGCCGCAGCGCTTCAGCCAGTTGGTGAGCGACGCGCTCTGCAGCCAGCTCGGCGGCTTTGCGCCGTTTCGCATCACGCTGCGTTTCCATATATTCGAGCAGGCAAACACCGAGGAGTTGGTGGATACGCTGGAGCGTTGCCGCACGCTGGGATCTTATGGGGTGATCCTTAAGGTGAGCGACGAACAGCGGCTGAACGACGCCGTCGACCGGCTATGGCAGCAGGGTATTCCGGTGGTGACGCTGGTGACCGACCTGCCGCAAAGCCGGCGCATCAGCTACATTGGCATGGACAACCGCGCCGCCGGGCGCACCGCGGCCTATCTGCTGGCGCGCTGGCTGCCGCCGCAGCCGCAGCGGGTGGCGGTGGTGCTCAGCAGCCAGGGCTTTCGCGGCGAAGAGGAGCGCGAGAGCGGCTTTCGGCAATGGCTGCGCGAACGCGCGCCGCAGCTGCAGGTGCTGGAGATCAGCGGCGGGCTGGGGGTGCACGGGCCGACGCTGGAACGGGTGGCGGATACCCTGCGGCGTTATCCGGATATTCACGCCGTCTACAGCGTCGGCGGCGGCAATTCCGCCATCGTAACGGCGTTTGAACGGCTGCAGCGGCCGTTGAAGGTGTTTATCGGCCACGATCTGGATCGCGAGAACCGCCAACTGCTGGCGCAGGAGAAAATCGACGCGGTGATCGACCATGATTTACAAAGAGATGCGCGCGCGGCATTTCAGATAATTCTGCAATACCACGGGTTTATTTCGGGAGAATTCGCCGGTGCGGCATTCTCAAGGGTGAACGTGGTCACGCCGTTCAATATTGGCATGCCATGA
- a CDS encoding dihydrofolate reductase family protein, with protein MRQIIASAFVSLDGVMQAPGGQDEDRSGGFRFGGWTAPYWDDSVAATMGDLFSAPFDLLLGRRTYDIFAGYWPQITGEADPVSADIARTFNQATKYVATHHRETLAWENSQWLGLDIIARLRELKRTQGPVLLVQGSSTLMQQLLANDLVDELRLLTYPVLLGGGKRLFDDNAAPAAFTLAQSVVSPGGVIVAHYRRAGAVTTGSFVAESAAAAQ; from the coding sequence ATGCGACAGATTATTGCCAGCGCGTTCGTCAGCCTCGACGGCGTGATGCAGGCGCCCGGCGGGCAGGACGAAGACCGCAGCGGCGGCTTTCGATTCGGCGGCTGGACTGCCCCCTACTGGGATGACTCCGTCGCGGCAACGATGGGCGATCTTTTCTCTGCGCCTTTCGATCTGCTGCTCGGGCGGCGCACCTACGATATCTTCGCCGGCTACTGGCCGCAGATCACCGGCGAGGCCGACCCGGTTTCCGCCGACATCGCCCGCACGTTCAATCAAGCCACCAAGTACGTCGCCACCCACCACCGCGAGACGCTGGCGTGGGAAAACAGCCAGTGGCTGGGGCTAGACATCATCGCCCGGCTGCGCGAATTGAAACGCACCCAGGGGCCGGTGCTGCTGGTGCAGGGCAGCAGCACGCTGATGCAACAGCTGCTGGCCAACGATCTGGTGGACGAACTGCGTTTGCTCACCTACCCGGTGCTGCTCGGCGGCGGCAAGCGGCTGTTCGATGACAACGCGGCGCCGGCGGCCTTCACGCTGGCCCAGTCGGTGGTCTCGCCCGGCGGCGTGATCGTGGCCCACTACCGCCGCGCCGGCGCGGTGACGACCGGCTCCTTCGTGGCGGAAAGCGCGGCGGCAGCTCAGTGA
- a CDS encoding AprI/Inh family metalloprotease inhibitor, with protein MSLLCSSALGSSLPLLEPAALKGDWQLAAIGDGKAVCDVQLSDEAVANTNAFRFSASAECLQPLALKETPVAWRPTPDGMTLTNAEGGMVAFLALTAPKRYELIDRNGPSRFVLTPR; from the coding sequence ATGAGCTTATTGTGCAGCAGTGCTTTGGGCAGTTCGCTGCCGTTGTTGGAACCCGCCGCGCTAAAGGGCGACTGGCAGCTCGCCGCCATCGGCGACGGTAAAGCCGTCTGCGACGTGCAACTGAGCGACGAAGCGGTAGCCAACACCAACGCCTTCCGCTTCAGCGCCTCCGCCGAGTGCCTGCAGCCGCTGGCGCTGAAAGAGACGCCCGTCGCCTGGCGACCGACGCCGGACGGCATGACGCTGACCAACGCCGAAGGCGGCATGGTGGCCTTCCTGGCGTTGACCGCGCCAAAACGATACGAACTGATCGACCGCAACGGCCCTTCCCGCTTTGTGCTGACCCCGCGCTGA